A region of Paraburkholderia sp. BL23I1N1 DNA encodes the following proteins:
- a CDS encoding D-glycerate dehydrogenase produces the protein MKKIVAWKSLPEDVLAYLQQHGQVVQVDPAQHDTFVAALKDADGGIGSSVKITPAMLEGASRLKALSTISVGFDQFDVADLTRRGIVLAHTPDVLTESTADTVFSLILASARRVVELAEWVQAGQWKHSIGPAHFGVDVQGKTLGIVGLGRIGGAVARRAALGFNMKVLYTNRSANVEAEQAYGARRVELAELLTTADFVCLQVPLTPETKHMIGAAELKSMKKSAILINASRGATVDEQALIEALQNGTIHGAGLDVFETEPLPADSPLLKLANVVALPHIGSATHETRHAMARNAAENLVAALEGTLAINIVNREVLKK, from the coding sequence ATGAAGAAGATCGTCGCCTGGAAATCGTTGCCCGAAGATGTGCTCGCGTATCTGCAACAGCATGGGCAAGTCGTGCAGGTCGACCCCGCGCAGCACGACACCTTCGTCGCCGCGTTGAAGGACGCGGACGGCGGCATCGGTTCGAGCGTGAAAATCACGCCGGCGATGCTCGAAGGCGCGAGCCGGCTGAAGGCGCTGTCGACCATCTCGGTGGGCTTCGACCAGTTCGATGTCGCCGACCTCACGCGCCGCGGCATCGTGCTCGCGCACACACCGGACGTGCTGACCGAGTCCACGGCGGATACGGTGTTCTCGCTGATCCTCGCGTCGGCGCGGCGGGTGGTTGAACTCGCGGAGTGGGTGCAGGCGGGGCAGTGGAAGCACAGCATCGGCCCCGCGCATTTCGGCGTCGACGTGCAGGGCAAAACGCTCGGCATCGTTGGGCTGGGACGGATCGGCGGCGCGGTCGCGCGGCGCGCGGCGCTCGGTTTCAACATGAAGGTGCTGTACACGAATCGCAGCGCGAACGTAGAGGCGGAACAGGCTTACGGTGCGCGCCGCGTCGAATTGGCGGAGCTGCTTACTACCGCTGACTTCGTCTGTCTGCAGGTGCCGCTTACGCCCGAGACGAAGCACATGATCGGCGCGGCCGAACTCAAGTCGATGAAGAAGAGCGCGATACTGATTAATGCTTCACGCGGCGCCACCGTCGATGAACAGGCGCTGATCGAGGCCCTGCAAAACGGCACGATTCACGGCGCGGGTCTGGACGTGTTCGAGACCGAACCGCTGCCGGCCGATTCGCCGCTGCTGAAACTGGCGAACGTGGTCGCGCTGCCGCATATCGGATCGGCGACGCACGAGACCCGCCATGCGATGGCGCGCAATGCGGCGGAAAACCTCGTCGCTGCGCTCGAGGGCACGCTCGCCATCAACATCGTCAATCGCGAAGTGTTGAAGAAATGA
- a CDS encoding MFS transporter, with amino-acid sequence MTSSLAIRRWWTIMPIVFITYSLAYLDRANYGFASAAGINQDLGISKGLSSLIGALFFLGYFFFQIPGAIYAERRSVKKLVFWSLFLWGGCAALTGMVSNIPSLMVIRFVLGVVEAAVMPAMLIFISNWFTKSERSRANTFLILGNPVTVLWMSVVSGYLVHSFGWRHMFIAEGAPAILWAVCWWFIVQDKPQQVSWLTQQQKDDLAETLRAEQAAIKPVRNYSEAFRTPAVIKLCAQYFCWSIGVYGFVLWLPSILKNGSTLGMVETGWLSALPYLAATIAMLAASWASDKLNRRKVFVWPFLLVGAIAFAASYAIGSTHFWISYALLVIAGGAMYAPYGPFFAIVPELLPKNVAGGAMALINSMGALGSFVGSYVVGYLNGATGSPVASYAFMSVALVAAVILTLIVKPQPQAEPLNKGATLATPLQGK; translated from the coding sequence ATGACTTCATCGCTCGCGATTCGCCGTTGGTGGACGATCATGCCGATCGTATTCATCACGTACAGTCTGGCTTACCTCGACCGCGCGAACTACGGTTTCGCATCGGCCGCCGGCATCAACCAGGATCTCGGCATCAGCAAAGGGCTGTCGTCGTTGATCGGCGCACTGTTCTTTCTCGGCTATTTCTTCTTCCAGATTCCCGGCGCGATTTACGCGGAACGCCGCAGCGTGAAAAAGCTCGTGTTCTGGAGCCTGTTCCTGTGGGGCGGTTGCGCGGCGCTGACCGGCATGGTCAGCAATATCCCCTCGCTGATGGTGATCCGCTTCGTGCTCGGCGTGGTGGAAGCCGCGGTGATGCCGGCAATGCTGATTTTCATCAGCAACTGGTTCACGAAGAGCGAGCGCTCGCGGGCCAACACCTTCCTGATTCTCGGCAATCCGGTCACGGTGCTGTGGATGTCGGTGGTCTCCGGCTATCTGGTGCATTCGTTCGGCTGGCGTCATATGTTCATCGCCGAAGGTGCCCCCGCGATCCTCTGGGCGGTGTGCTGGTGGTTCATCGTGCAGGACAAGCCGCAACAGGTCTCGTGGCTCACGCAGCAGCAAAAGGACGACCTCGCCGAAACCTTGCGAGCCGAACAGGCCGCGATCAAGCCGGTGCGCAATTACAGCGAAGCGTTTCGCACGCCCGCGGTCATCAAGCTGTGCGCGCAGTATTTCTGCTGGAGCATCGGCGTGTACGGTTTCGTGTTGTGGCTGCCGTCGATCCTGAAGAACGGTTCGACGCTCGGCATGGTCGAAACCGGCTGGCTCTCGGCGCTGCCATATCTGGCCGCCACGATCGCCATGCTTGCGGCTTCGTGGGCATCGGATAAACTCAACCGCCGCAAAGTGTTCGTGTGGCCGTTCCTGCTGGTCGGCGCGATCGCGTTCGCCGCCTCGTACGCGATCGGCTCCACGCACTTCTGGATCTCGTACGCATTGCTGGTAATCGCCGGCGGCGCGATGTATGCGCCGTATGGGCCGTTCTTCGCGATCGTGCCGGAGCTGCTGCCGAAGAACGTCGCGGGCGGCGCGATGGCGCTCATCAACAGCATGGGGGCGCTCGGGTCGTTCGTCGGCTCGTATGTGGTCGGCTATCTGAATGGCGCGACCGGTTCGCCCGTGGCATCGTATGCGTTCATGAGCGTGGCGTTGGTCGCCGCGGTGATCCTGACGCTGATCGTCAAACCGCAGCCGCAAGCAGAGCCGTTAAACAAGGGCGCTACGCTCGCTACACCGTTGCAAGGAAAATAA
- a CDS encoding sugar kinase, giving the protein MSNTNAALDVITYGEAMAMFVAAETGALAGVGQFTRRIAGADLNVAIGLSRLGFKVGWMSRVGKDSFGQYVRDTLTKEGIDQRCVATDERYPTGFQLKSKNDDGSDPAIEYFRKGSAASHLSLADYAADYVLPARHLHLTGVAPAISASSRELAFHLAREMRAAGKTISFDPNLRPTLWPSRAAMVEGLNALAALADWALPGIGEGEILTGYKQPDDIAKFYLDQGARGVIIKLGAEGAYFRTADDAAVIAGQPVTKVVDTVGAGDGFAVGVVSALLEGKTLPQAVARGNRIGALAIQVIGDSEGLPSRAELDALECADVASVATAA; this is encoded by the coding sequence ATGAGCAACACAAACGCAGCACTCGACGTCATCACCTACGGCGAAGCGATGGCCATGTTCGTGGCCGCCGAAACCGGGGCGCTTGCCGGTGTCGGGCAGTTCACCAGGCGCATTGCGGGCGCCGATCTGAATGTGGCGATCGGTCTGTCGCGCCTGGGTTTCAAGGTGGGCTGGATGAGCCGGGTCGGCAAGGATTCGTTCGGCCAGTACGTGCGCGACACGCTGACGAAAGAAGGTATCGACCAGCGCTGCGTCGCCACCGACGAGCGCTACCCGACCGGTTTCCAGTTGAAGTCGAAGAACGACGACGGCAGCGACCCGGCCATCGAATATTTCCGCAAAGGATCGGCGGCGAGCCACCTGTCGTTGGCCGACTACGCAGCCGATTACGTGCTGCCCGCACGTCACCTCCATCTGACAGGCGTGGCGCCGGCCATCTCGGCGAGTTCGCGCGAACTCGCCTTCCATCTGGCACGTGAAATGCGCGCTGCGGGCAAGACCATTTCGTTCGATCCGAACCTGCGCCCAACGCTGTGGCCCTCGCGCGCCGCGATGGTCGAAGGGCTGAACGCGCTCGCCGCACTGGCCGACTGGGCGCTGCCCGGCATCGGCGAAGGCGAGATCCTGACCGGCTATAAGCAGCCGGATGACATTGCAAAGTTTTACCTCGATCAGGGCGCGCGCGGCGTGATCATCAAGCTCGGTGCAGAAGGCGCGTACTTCCGCACCGCCGACGATGCCGCCGTGATCGCAGGCCAGCCGGTCACGAAGGTAGTGGACACGGTCGGCGCGGGCGATGGCTTCGCCGTCGGCGTGGTCAGCGCGCTGCTCGAAGGCAAGACACTGCCGCAAGCCGTCGCGCGCGGCAACCGCATCGGCGCGCTGGCGATCCAGGTGATCGGCGATTCGGAAGGCCTGCCGAGCCGCGCCGAACTCGACGCGCTCGAATGTGCCGATGTGGCGAGCGTCGCGACCGCGGCATGA
- a CDS encoding sugar phosphate isomerase/epimerase — protein MTDAVDVVIVASAFGMDAVRKGGHLKWAGASKQAGAAAFEVRRELFAHEADAAPRALSALGKSIAELGLWSVYSTPASLYSSDGHLDAGALRLALDEATAFGARFVKLQLGGFASEAHGAAIADLLRGANVRLVVENGQLAEGGSLAQFVGLFDALAREDHADLLGMTFDIGNWAWRDVAPLDAAGPLAAHVEYIHCKTAVGEGARRFPAAPAADDTQFAAVLDTLPRHVPRGIEFPFDANRIDADASRYVAWLAAA, from the coding sequence ATGACTGACGCAGTGGACGTGGTGATCGTTGCAAGCGCATTCGGGATGGACGCGGTTCGCAAGGGCGGTCATCTGAAGTGGGCCGGCGCGAGCAAACAGGCCGGCGCGGCGGCGTTCGAAGTGCGCCGCGAACTGTTCGCGCACGAAGCCGACGCCGCGCCGCGAGCGTTGAGCGCGCTCGGCAAGTCGATCGCCGAACTGGGCTTGTGGTCGGTGTATTCCACTCCCGCTTCGCTTTACTCGTCCGACGGACACCTCGACGCCGGCGCACTGCGTCTCGCGCTCGACGAGGCGACCGCGTTCGGCGCGCGCTTCGTGAAGCTGCAGCTCGGTGGATTCGCTAGCGAGGCTCATGGCGCGGCGATTGCCGACCTTCTGCGCGGCGCGAATGTGCGGCTCGTCGTCGAAAACGGGCAACTGGCCGAAGGCGGCTCGCTCGCGCAATTCGTCGGCCTGTTCGACGCGCTGGCGCGCGAAGACCACGCGGATCTCCTCGGCATGACCTTCGACATCGGTAACTGGGCATGGCGCGATGTTGCGCCGCTGGATGCTGCCGGGCCGCTGGCCGCACACGTCGAATACATCCATTGCAAGACGGCGGTGGGCGAGGGCGCACGACGCTTTCCCGCCGCGCCGGCCGCCGACGACACGCAGTTCGCCGCGGTGCTCGACACGCTGCCGCGCCATGTGCCGCGCGGTATCGAATTTCCGTTCGACGCGAACCGTATCGATGCGGACGCGTCGCGCTACGTCGCATGGCTGGCCGCCGCGTAA
- a CDS encoding LysR family transcriptional regulator, with protein sequence MTPDQLITFAAVAEHRNISRAAVALHLSQPAVSGQLRQLQDEFGEPLYLRDGRGVRLTPAGEQLASYATRLRDTWRQAHAYRDALRGLEQGTLRIGASTTPASYLLPYLIADFHRRHPDVTLHTADGNTTEIVGALGSVDIALIEGPVGADLPPDTAVHTWREDEIVAIMPRAHPLAQAAGADTEGGYGAGIDGGRVDLTAFASHPLVLREAGSGVRQIVERAFARAGVPMRVALEIAGVEGVKEAVRAGMGIGFVSAMSMRHEDGVLCLFSLGPEPLTRRLSILVPHASAPSRVVEQFLALCLADGT encoded by the coding sequence ATGACCCCAGACCAACTTATAACGTTTGCCGCCGTTGCCGAACATCGCAACATCAGCCGGGCGGCTGTGGCGCTGCATTTATCGCAGCCGGCCGTGTCCGGCCAATTGCGGCAGTTACAGGACGAATTCGGCGAGCCGCTGTACCTGCGCGACGGGCGCGGCGTGCGGCTCACGCCCGCCGGCGAACAACTCGCCAGTTATGCAACCCGGCTGCGGGATACCTGGCGGCAGGCGCATGCGTATCGCGACGCGTTGCGCGGGCTCGAGCAGGGCACCTTGCGCATCGGCGCGAGCACCACGCCGGCGAGCTATCTGCTGCCGTACCTGATCGCCGACTTTCATCGCCGCCATCCCGACGTGACGCTGCATACCGCCGATGGCAACACCACGGAAATCGTCGGCGCGCTGGGCTCAGTGGATATCGCGCTGATCGAAGGGCCGGTCGGCGCGGATCTGCCGCCGGACACTGCCGTGCATACGTGGCGCGAGGACGAGATTGTCGCGATCATGCCGCGCGCGCATCCGCTGGCGCAGGCGGCCGGCGCGGATACGGAGGGCGGGTACGGGGCGGGCATCGATGGCGGGCGGGTGGACCTGACGGCATTCGCCTCGCATCCGCTGGTGTTGCGCGAAGCGGGGTCGGGCGTGCGGCAGATTGTCGAGCGGGCCTTTGCGCGGGCGGGCGTGCCGATGCGCGTGGCGCTGGAGATTGCCGGGGTCGAAGGCGTCAAGGAAGCGGTGCGGGCGGGCATGGGCATCGGTTTCGTCTCGGCGATGTCGATGCGGCACGAGGACGGTGTGCTGTGCCTGTTCTCGCTGGGCCCTGAGCCGCTGACGCGGCGGCTGTCGATTCTGGTGCCGCATGCGAGTGCGCCGTCGCGGGTGGTCGAGCAGTTCCTCGCGCTTTGCCTGGCCGATGGCACCTGA
- a CDS encoding YeiH family protein, with product MSTPHLTASATSAGSSASSTRGQLNGILFVALFAAAVTRIASIPAIAGLGLSPLIVGIVAGAIYGNALRDGMPESWAAGVNFSARKLLRIAVAFFGLRVSLQEIAQVGLPGLAESVLIVVSTLVIGTWAGMKIMKLDRDTALLTAAGSAICGAAAVLAFESTLQSKPHKSAMAVGSVVLFGTLSMFLYPVLFKAGWLHLDTVGAGLFFGGTIHEVAQVVGAASNVSPEATHIATIVKMTRVMLLVPVLLVVGMWVNRSARSAAKAEDGKHHAPRKLAIPWFALGFLAFVVINSLHVLPESATSTLNMLDTFALTMAMTALGIETRIAQIRQAGPRALTTGFILYVWLISGGLGITWAVQHLLG from the coding sequence ATGTCCACACCACATCTCACCGCTTCTGCCACTTCCGCCGGATCATCGGCGTCATCCACCCGGGGCCAGCTGAACGGCATTCTCTTCGTTGCGCTCTTTGCCGCTGCCGTGACCCGCATCGCGTCGATCCCGGCCATCGCCGGCCTGGGTTTGAGCCCGCTGATCGTCGGCATCGTGGCGGGCGCCATTTACGGCAACGCGCTGCGCGACGGCATGCCCGAAAGCTGGGCGGCCGGCGTCAACTTCTCGGCGCGCAAGCTCCTGCGTATCGCCGTGGCGTTTTTCGGCTTGCGCGTCAGCCTGCAGGAAATCGCTCAGGTCGGCTTGCCCGGTCTCGCCGAATCGGTGCTGATCGTCGTGAGCACGCTGGTGATCGGCACGTGGGCCGGTATGAAGATCATGAAGCTCGACCGCGACACGGCCCTCCTCACGGCCGCGGGCAGCGCGATCTGCGGTGCGGCAGCCGTGCTCGCGTTCGAGTCGACGCTGCAATCGAAGCCGCACAAGAGCGCCATGGCCGTGGGCAGCGTGGTGCTGTTCGGCACGCTCTCGATGTTCCTCTACCCGGTACTGTTCAAGGCGGGCTGGCTGCATCTCGACACGGTGGGCGCAGGCCTGTTCTTCGGCGGCACGATTCACGAAGTGGCGCAGGTGGTCGGCGCGGCCAGCAACGTGAGCCCGGAAGCGACCCACATCGCGACCATCGTCAAGATGACCCGCGTGATGCTGCTGGTGCCGGTGCTGCTGGTGGTCGGCATGTGGGTGAACCGCTCGGCACGCAGCGCCGCCAAGGCCGAAGACGGCAAGCACCACGCGCCGCGCAAGCTGGCGATTCCCTGGTTCGCGCTCGGCTTCCTTGCCTTCGTCGTGATCAATTCGCTGCACGTCCTGCCGGAAAGCGCGACCAGCACGCTGAACATGCTCGACACCTTCGCGCTCACCATGGCCATGACCGCGCTCGGTATCGAAACCCGCATCGCGCAAATCCGTCAGGCCGGCCCCCGCGCCTTGACCACCGGTTTCATTCTGTATGTGTGGTTGATTTCCGGCGGACTGGGTATCACATGGGCCGTCCAGCACCTGCTCGGCTAA
- a CDS encoding glutathione S-transferase → MSLELYYWDGLQGRGEFVRLALEEAGADYVEVARGEPSEGLGTNTMMALMKSRNEPHPPFAPPFLKDGDLVIAQTANILFYLGPRLKLAPSDESLRYVANGLQLTVADMVTEAHDTHHPLASALYYEDQKDAAKVRAHDFIDNRIPKFMTYFERVLKQNPAGDTFMVGDALTYVDLSMFQLIDGLLYAFPRALKRFGEHYPRLAALHDAVIERPNIAAYLQSDRRIEHNEACIFRHYPELDKAAT, encoded by the coding sequence ATGAGTCTGGAACTTTACTATTGGGACGGCCTGCAAGGCCGCGGCGAATTCGTGCGGCTGGCATTGGAAGAAGCCGGCGCGGACTACGTGGAAGTGGCGCGCGGCGAGCCATCGGAGGGCCTCGGCACGAACACGATGATGGCGCTGATGAAGAGCAGGAACGAGCCCCATCCGCCGTTCGCGCCGCCGTTTCTGAAAGACGGCGATCTGGTGATCGCGCAGACCGCCAACATCCTGTTCTACCTCGGCCCGAGGCTCAAGCTCGCGCCATCGGACGAAAGCCTGCGCTATGTCGCCAACGGGCTGCAACTGACCGTCGCCGACATGGTGACCGAAGCGCACGACACGCATCATCCGCTCGCCAGCGCGCTTTATTACGAAGACCAGAAAGACGCCGCCAAAGTGCGCGCGCATGACTTCATCGACAACCGCATTCCGAAGTTCATGACGTACTTCGAGCGCGTGCTGAAACAGAACCCTGCCGGCGACACGTTCATGGTGGGCGACGCGCTCACGTACGTCGACCTGTCGATGTTCCAGTTGATCGACGGTTTGCTGTACGCATTTCCGCGCGCGCTCAAGCGTTTCGGCGAACACTATCCGCGCCTCGCGGCATTGCACGACGCGGTGATCGAGCGGCCGAACATCGCCGCTTATCTCCAGTCCGACCGACGCATCGAGCATAACGAAGCCTGCATCTTCCGGCACTACCCGGAACTCGATAAGGCGGCGACTTGA
- a CDS encoding ClcB-like voltage-gated chloride channel protein, protein MLSFLLKLRTRAQDLFRLSDAHTMLVWSVVVGVAGAFATIAFREGIALLQVAVVGKSGSFVEMARGLPWTVRVWLPAAGGLIAGFFLLVAQRHVDKCNHIDYMEAVAIGDGVVPVKLSFWRSVSSLFTISSGGSIGREGPMVQLAALAASLIGRWVHFDPPRLRLLVACGAAAGITSAYSAPIAGAFFVTEIVLGSIVMESFGPVVVSAVVANITMREFTSYKPPYEMPVFPPVAGAEVLLFVALGLLCGAAAPQFLRLMDFSKTNFRKLPVPLPIRLALGGLVVGILSVWTPEVWGNGYSVVNSILHSPWTWTALVLVLVFKIVATSATVGSGAIGGVFTPTLFVGAVVGSLFGLGMHALWPHGTSAPFAYAMVGMGAFLAGATQAPLMAILMIFEMTLSYQVVLPLMLSCVVAYFVSRAIGKTSMYDITLRRNEEELERSRLRATQMRELIRPAETVVAPNATVQDMTRVFLEYPVKYLYVANESGAFLGVVALKDITSDLLDKRDTSAKTAADYLQAHFDVLTPDMPLGVALQHFMAFQGERLPVVESASDPKLAGVVYKTSLLDAYFRMNPTR, encoded by the coding sequence GTGCTTTCATTCCTGCTGAAGCTGCGCACCCGCGCCCAAGACCTGTTCCGTCTGTCCGACGCCCACACGATGCTGGTCTGGTCGGTGGTGGTCGGCGTCGCGGGCGCCTTTGCGACGATTGCCTTTCGCGAAGGCATCGCCTTGCTGCAAGTGGCGGTGGTCGGCAAATCCGGCAGTTTCGTCGAAATGGCGCGCGGCCTGCCGTGGACGGTGCGCGTGTGGCTGCCCGCCGCGGGCGGCCTGATCGCCGGCTTCTTTCTGCTGGTCGCGCAGCGTCACGTCGACAAGTGCAATCACATCGACTACATGGAAGCAGTCGCCATCGGCGACGGCGTAGTGCCGGTCAAGCTGAGCTTCTGGCGCAGCGTGTCGTCGCTGTTCACGATTTCGAGCGGCGGCTCGATCGGCCGCGAAGGTCCGATGGTGCAACTGGCGGCGCTCGCCGCGTCGCTGATCGGCCGCTGGGTGCATTTCGATCCGCCGCGTCTGCGCCTGCTCGTAGCGTGCGGCGCGGCAGCCGGGATTACCTCCGCGTACAGCGCGCCGATTGCCGGCGCGTTTTTCGTCACCGAAATCGTGCTCGGCTCGATCGTGATGGAAAGCTTCGGGCCCGTGGTGGTCTCGGCGGTGGTCGCCAACATCACCATGCGCGAGTTCACGAGCTACAAGCCGCCGTACGAAATGCCGGTGTTTCCGCCAGTGGCGGGCGCGGAAGTCCTGTTGTTCGTCGCGCTTGGGCTGCTGTGCGGGGCGGCCGCGCCGCAGTTTCTGCGGCTGATGGACTTCTCGAAAACCAACTTTCGCAAGCTGCCCGTGCCGCTGCCGATCCGGCTGGCGCTGGGTGGTCTCGTCGTCGGCATTCTGTCGGTGTGGACGCCCGAGGTGTGGGGCAACGGCTACAGCGTGGTCAATTCCATTCTGCATTCGCCGTGGACGTGGACCGCGCTCGTCCTCGTGCTGGTGTTCAAGATCGTCGCAACGTCGGCGACCGTGGGGTCAGGCGCGATCGGCGGGGTCTTCACGCCGACGCTCTTCGTCGGCGCGGTGGTCGGCTCGCTGTTCGGTCTGGGCATGCACGCGTTGTGGCCGCACGGCACCTCGGCGCCGTTCGCCTATGCGATGGTCGGCATGGGCGCGTTTCTGGCCGGCGCCACGCAGGCGCCGCTGATGGCGATCCTGATGATCTTCGAAATGACGCTCAGCTATCAGGTGGTGCTGCCGCTGATGCTGTCGTGCGTAGTCGCGTATTTCGTCTCGCGCGCGATCGGCAAGACGTCGATGTACGACATCACGCTGCGCCGCAATGAGGAGGAACTGGAGCGCAGCCGTCTGCGCGCGACGCAGATGCGTGAGCTCATCCGTCCCGCCGAAACCGTCGTGGCGCCGAACGCGACCGTGCAGGACATGACGCGCGTGTTCCTCGAATATCCGGTGAAGTATCTGTACGTCGCCAACGAGTCCGGCGCGTTTCTCGGCGTGGTCGCGCTCAAGGACATCACCTCCGATCTGCTCGACAAGCGCGACACCTCCGCGAAAACCGCTGCGGATTATCTGCAGGCGCATTTCGACGTACTCACGCCGGATATGCCGCTCGGCGTTGCGTTGCAGCACTTCATGGCGTTTCAGGGCGAGCGGCTGCCGGTGGTCGAAAGCGCATCGGATCCGAAGCTTGCTGGAGTGGTCTACAAGACATCCTTGCTCGATGCGTATTTCCGCATGAATCCGACGCGCTAG
- a CDS encoding IS1182 family transposase translates to MPTSYLPYEPQQQMLLPHALQDWLPEGHLAYYISDTVDSLDLSAFHARYAGGGPRNQPFHPAMMVKVLVYGYATGVFSSRKLARKLHEDVAFRVLAAGNYPAHRTLCDFRAFHLKELSDLFVQVVKLARECGLVRLGTIAVDGTKIKANASRHKAMSYDRMKKAELELKEQIDALLAKAKVADEVEKNEPELDIPAEITRREDRLAVIRAARARLEERQRQADIARGRSDDAPSDDSSKPKKKSRFKYKFGEPKPDAQENFTDPESRIMKHAGGGFDYSYNAQAAVDDTAHIIVAAELGNSAADSVQLPTVLAAVLRDAGADPRQVLADAGYRSEATFEQLREHPADLIVALGREGKKDVKIDATKRPLCAAMAEKFTSAQTQAAYRKRKWLSEPPNGWVKSVLGFRQFSMRGLAKAQAEWKLVCAALNLRRMSKMTPA, encoded by the coding sequence ATGCCGACCAGCTATCTCCCCTACGAGCCGCAGCAGCAGATGTTGCTGCCCCATGCACTGCAAGACTGGCTGCCCGAAGGGCACCTTGCCTACTACATCAGCGATACGGTGGATTCGCTCGATCTGTCCGCCTTTCATGCGCGGTATGCCGGCGGCGGCCCGCGCAACCAGCCCTTTCATCCGGCGATGATGGTGAAGGTGCTCGTGTACGGCTATGCGACCGGCGTGTTCTCGTCGCGCAAGCTGGCCAGGAAGCTGCATGAAGATGTCGCGTTCCGGGTCCTCGCGGCGGGCAACTATCCGGCGCATCGGACGCTTTGCGACTTTCGCGCCTTTCACCTGAAGGAGCTGTCGGACCTGTTTGTGCAGGTGGTGAAACTGGCCAGGGAATGTGGACTGGTCAGGCTCGGGACGATTGCCGTTGACGGCACGAAGATCAAGGCCAATGCGTCGCGCCACAAGGCGATGAGCTACGACCGGATGAAGAAGGCCGAGCTGGAGCTCAAGGAACAGATCGATGCGCTGCTGGCAAAAGCGAAAGTGGCCGACGAGGTGGAGAAGAACGAGCCGGAACTCGATATTCCAGCCGAGATCACGCGGCGCGAGGACCGGCTTGCAGTGATTCGCGCCGCACGCGCGCGCCTGGAAGAACGTCAGCGCCAGGCCGATATCGCACGTGGTCGTAGCGACGACGCACCGTCAGATGACTCGAGCAAGCCGAAAAAGAAGTCCCGTTTCAAATACAAATTCGGCGAACCGAAGCCCGACGCACAGGAGAATTTCACCGACCCGGAAAGCCGGATCATGAAGCATGCCGGCGGCGGATTCGACTATTCCTACAACGCCCAGGCTGCAGTCGACGATACGGCTCACATCATCGTCGCGGCCGAACTGGGTAACAGTGCCGCCGACAGCGTGCAATTGCCAACCGTTCTGGCTGCGGTGCTACGCGATGCCGGCGCCGATCCCCGGCAAGTCCTTGCCGATGCGGGCTACCGGTCGGAAGCAACATTCGAGCAGTTGCGTGAGCACCCCGCCGACCTGATCGTAGCGCTCGGACGCGAGGGCAAGAAAGACGTGAAGATCGATGCCACCAAGCGGCCGCTATGCGCCGCGATGGCAGAAAAGTTTACTTCTGCGCAAACTCAGGCGGCCTATCGAAAGCGCAAATGGCTGTCCGAACCGCCGAACGGCTGGGTAAAAAGCGTTCTCGGGTTTCGACAATTCAGCATGCGCGGGCTGGCCAAGGCCCAGGCCGAGTGGAAACTCGTCTGCGCGGCGCTGAACCTGCGCAGAATGTCGAAAATGACGCCTGCGTAA